Proteins encoded within one genomic window of Bradyrhizobium sp. AZCC 1719:
- a CDS encoding TRAP transporter small permease subunit, with the protein MANISASPKPMPPRGYLAVIRGIDKFTELTGYLFVLSIIPLICANVVEVFARYVLGDPTVWALDVTTMSYATLFMLGSALALLKGAHIRTDVLWEAFSDRTKGMIDSLAFLLFFLPTMVVLFFLSIDDFLYSLSIDERGSSGAWTPVLWPLRGVIPLTAFMLFLQGISELMKSLWAWRTGAFLARHEKIEV; encoded by the coding sequence ATGGCCAACATTTCTGCTTCGCCAAAGCCCATGCCACCCCGCGGCTATTTGGCCGTCATCCGTGGCATCGACAAGTTCACGGAATTGACCGGGTACCTCTTCGTCCTCTCGATCATTCCCCTGATTTGCGCCAATGTGGTCGAGGTTTTTGCCCGCTACGTCCTGGGGGATCCCACGGTCTGGGCCCTGGATGTGACGACGATGTCCTACGCGACCTTGTTCATGCTGGGCTCGGCATTGGCGCTCCTGAAGGGCGCTCACATCCGCACCGATGTACTGTGGGAAGCATTCTCGGATCGCACGAAAGGCATGATCGACAGCCTGGCGTTTCTGCTGTTCTTCCTGCCGACAATGGTCGTGCTGTTCTTCCTCTCGATCGACGATTTCCTGTACTCGCTCTCGATCGACGAACGCGGAAGCTCCGGCGCGTGGACGCCGGTCCTGTGGCCGCTGCGCGGGGTGATTCCGCTGACGGCGTTCATGCTGTTCTTGCAAGGTATCTCGGAGCTGATGAAGAGCCTCTGGGCTTGGCGAACCGGCGCATTCTTGGCCAGGCACGAGAAGATCGAGGTCTGA
- a CDS encoding TRAP transporter large permease has product MTAAEALGIAMLVGMVLVIFIGFPISFTLLFLALVFGAIGLGWEQTFNLAYLQIWGTMKDEIFPAVPLFIFMGYMTEQAGLMERLFVALRSVLAPVRGSLYLAVILTATIFAMATGIVGAAVTVLGIMAGSMMIKTGYDARLSAGAIAAGGTLGILVPPSVMLVVMGPVMGVPVNLLYSAAFGPGFLLAGSYIAYTLVRSLINPKLGPAMTMEERTATYDAMTTEKVGAPVVGLGLACLVALAYLLLDLLLSQARVPRLSFAIGPFSLSAIASVLAILTAYPYFRNAYFRAIMLGVAPLSALIGFTLGTIVGGIATPTEAASCGAFGAVLLAFFYGRLSMQSITNAAIGTMVTSAMVLFLAVASTVFGAVFTKLGTANLITNYLLALPLSDWWKLALIMVIFFVLGWPFEWPVIILVFLPIVLPVVEKLQFGLNKLDLLIWFGALTAVNMQTSYLSPPVAMSAYYLRNVVPQWSLGTIYRGMSDYMVIQVIVLALLLLFPQIALWLPNLVR; this is encoded by the coding sequence ATGACCGCCGCCGAAGCTCTCGGAATTGCCATGCTCGTCGGTATGGTCCTCGTCATTTTCATCGGTTTTCCGATTTCCTTCACGCTGCTGTTTCTTGCCCTTGTGTTTGGTGCAATTGGCCTCGGGTGGGAGCAGACTTTCAATCTCGCCTACCTGCAAATCTGGGGCACGATGAAAGACGAAATCTTTCCCGCCGTGCCGCTGTTCATCTTCATGGGCTACATGACCGAACAGGCCGGACTCATGGAGCGGCTGTTCGTGGCTTTGCGCAGCGTTCTCGCGCCGGTGCGCGGATCGCTCTATTTAGCCGTGATTCTAACGGCGACTATTTTTGCGATGGCGACCGGCATCGTGGGCGCCGCGGTGACCGTGCTCGGCATCATGGCCGGATCGATGATGATCAAAACCGGCTATGACGCGCGGCTATCAGCGGGTGCAATCGCCGCCGGCGGTACGCTCGGCATTCTGGTCCCTCCGAGCGTAATGCTGGTAGTGATGGGCCCGGTCATGGGCGTGCCCGTCAATCTTCTTTATTCAGCGGCGTTCGGCCCGGGCTTTCTGCTCGCTGGCTCCTATATTGCCTATACGCTCGTCCGTAGCTTGATCAATCCGAAGCTCGGTCCAGCCATGACCATGGAGGAGCGCACAGCCACCTATGACGCGATGACGACGGAAAAGGTAGGCGCTCCTGTAGTCGGATTGGGCCTCGCGTGCCTGGTCGCATTGGCGTATCTGCTGCTCGATTTGTTGTTAAGCCAAGCGCGTGTACCGCGTCTGTCGTTTGCGATCGGGCCGTTTAGCCTATCGGCCATCGCTTCGGTGTTAGCGATTCTGACGGCTTACCCCTACTTCCGGAACGCCTACTTCCGCGCCATCATGCTCGGCGTTGCGCCTCTCAGCGCACTGATCGGATTTACCCTCGGAACCATCGTCGGTGGAATCGCCACACCGACCGAGGCAGCCTCGTGCGGGGCTTTCGGCGCTGTCCTCCTTGCATTCTTTTACGGCCGGCTCAGCATGCAATCGATCACCAACGCGGCCATCGGCACGATGGTGACTTCGGCCATGGTGCTGTTTCTGGCGGTGGCCTCGACGGTGTTCGGCGCTGTCTTCACCAAGCTGGGTACGGCGAACCTGATTACCAATTACCTGCTCGCCCTTCCGTTGAGTGACTGGTGGAAGCTGGCATTGATCATGGTGATCTTTTTCGTCCTCGGCTGGCCATTCGAATGGCCCGTGATCATCCTGGTCTTTCTTCCGATTGTTTTGCCGGTGGTCGAAAAGCTTCAGTTCGGTTTGAACAAGCTGGACCTGCTGATTTGGTTTGGCGCACTGACCGCCGTCAATATGCAGACGTCGTATTTGAGCCCGCCCGTTGCAATGTCGGCGTACTACCTGCGGAACGTCGTTCCGCAATGGAGCTTGGGCACAATTTACAGGGGCATGTCCGACTATATGGTGATTCAGGTCATAGTCCTGGCGCTGCTGCTGTTGTTCCCGCAAATCGCACTGTGGTTGCCGAACCTTGTCAGGTAA
- a CDS encoding MFS transporter, giving the protein MDVKAIRRGAAVAESASITQQDNARVVETSIPARLDCLRWGGFHTRVVAALGITWILDGLEVTLAGALSGALKESPTLQFSNFDVGLANSAYLAGAVLGALGFGWLTDRIGRKKLFFITLAVYLSATAATALSWNIASYALFRFLTGAGIGGEYTAINSTIQELVPARYRGWTDLVINGSFWIGAAVGAVAAIVLLDPNVLAPDLGWRMAYFIGAALGLVIFVMRMWIPESPRWLMIHGRPEEAHAIVDGIERSSKRHPDHEADEIFPKIRLRMRSHTPLGEVARTLFTTYRQRSLVGLVLMASQAFFYNAIFFTFALVLTDFFGIPSNDVGWYILPFAAGNFLGPLLLGRLFDTLGRRAMIAATYGISGLLLALSGYLFSIGALSAQTQTIAWMVIFFFASPAASAAYLTVSETFPLEVRALAIALFYAIGTGIGGVAGPALFGALIDTGSRNSVFAGYLFGSALMIVAAAVAWRYAVAAERKSLESVARPLACVE; this is encoded by the coding sequence ATGGATGTGAAAGCGATACGGCGAGGGGCGGCGGTGGCTGAAAGCGCGTCCATTACGCAGCAGGATAATGCTCGTGTCGTCGAGACCAGCATACCGGCGCGGCTCGATTGCCTGCGCTGGGGCGGCTTTCACACCCGCGTCGTGGCCGCGCTCGGCATCACCTGGATTCTGGACGGGCTGGAAGTCACGCTGGCGGGCGCCCTGTCGGGCGCGCTGAAGGAAAGCCCGACGCTGCAATTTTCGAATTTCGATGTCGGCCTTGCCAACAGCGCCTATCTCGCCGGCGCTGTGCTCGGCGCCCTCGGCTTCGGTTGGCTGACGGACCGGATCGGGCGCAAGAAACTGTTCTTCATCACGCTCGCGGTCTATCTCAGCGCGACCGCCGCCACCGCGCTGTCGTGGAATATCGCGAGTTACGCGCTGTTTCGTTTCCTGACCGGGGCGGGCATCGGCGGCGAATATACCGCGATCAACTCGACGATCCAGGAACTGGTGCCGGCGCGCTACCGCGGCTGGACCGATCTCGTGATCAACGGCAGTTTCTGGATTGGGGCTGCGGTCGGCGCGGTCGCGGCCATCGTGTTGCTCGATCCCAACGTGCTGGCGCCGGATCTCGGCTGGCGGATGGCCTACTTCATTGGCGCCGCACTCGGCCTTGTCATTTTCGTGATGCGGATGTGGATTCCGGAAAGCCCGCGCTGGCTGATGATCCATGGCCGTCCCGAGGAGGCGCACGCGATTGTCGACGGCATCGAGAGGTCGTCGAAGAGACATCCGGATCATGAGGCCGACGAAATATTCCCGAAGATCCGCTTACGGATGCGCAGCCACACGCCGCTTGGCGAGGTGGCGCGAACGCTGTTCACGACCTATCGGCAGCGTTCGCTGGTTGGACTGGTGCTGATGGCCTCGCAGGCGTTCTTCTACAACGCCATCTTCTTCACCTTCGCGCTGGTGCTGACCGATTTCTTCGGCATTCCGTCAAATGACGTCGGCTGGTACATCCTGCCCTTTGCGGCGGGCAATTTCCTCGGGCCGTTGTTGCTTGGCCGGCTGTTCGATACGCTCGGCCGCCGCGCGATGATCGCGGCGACCTACGGCATTTCCGGCCTGTTGCTCGCGCTGTCGGGCTACCTGTTCTCGATTGGCGCCTTGAGCGCGCAGACCCAGACCATCGCCTGGATGGTGATCTTCTTCTTTGCCTCGCCGGCGGCGAGTGCGGCCTATCTGACCGTCAGCGAGACGTTTCCGCTGGAGGTGCGCGCGCTCGCGATTGCGCTGTTCTACGCGATTGGAACGGGCATCGGCGGCGTGGCCGGACCGGCGCTGTTCGGTGCGCTGATCGATACCGGATCGCGCAACAGCGTTTTCGCCGGCTACCTGTTCGGGTCGGCATTGATGATCGTGGCCGCCGCTGTCGCGTGGCGGTATGCGGTTGCGGCCGAGCGCAAATCGCTCGAATCTGTCGCACGGCCGCTAGCATGTGTGGAGTAG
- a CDS encoding nitroreductase: MQFDDVILGRRSIRGYKPDPVPKALIAEIIGLAMRAPSSMNTQPWNFYVISGEPLDRIRAGNTERMVAGIPQSREFRTGQPFAGKHRDRQVGVAKQLFSAMGIERDNKDKRQDWVLRGFRQFDAPVCVIITYDRVLDGSDDTPFDCGAVATALVNAAWSRGLGAVINSQGIMQSPVVREHAGIADDQVIMKSIALGWPDETFPANAVVSERKSVEEATVFVGFEK, from the coding sequence ATGCAGTTTGATGACGTTATTCTCGGTCGCCGGAGTATCCGGGGTTACAAACCCGATCCGGTACCCAAGGCGCTGATTGCGGAAATCATTGGTTTGGCGATGCGCGCCCCGTCGTCGATGAACACCCAGCCCTGGAATTTCTACGTCATATCAGGCGAACCGCTGGATCGCATCCGCGCCGGCAACACCGAACGGATGGTGGCGGGCATCCCGCAGTCGCGCGAGTTTCGCACGGGCCAGCCCTTTGCAGGCAAGCACCGCGACCGGCAGGTCGGTGTCGCCAAGCAATTGTTCTCCGCGATGGGAATCGAGCGCGACAACAAGGACAAGCGCCAGGACTGGGTGCTGCGCGGCTTCCGCCAATTCGACGCGCCCGTCTGCGTGATCATTACCTATGACCGCGTGCTCGACGGCAGCGACGATACGCCCTTCGACTGCGGCGCCGTGGCGACTGCCCTGGTCAATGCCGCCTGGTCTCGTGGGCTCGGCGCCGTGATCAACAGCCAGGGCATCATGCAGTCCCCCGTGGTGCGCGAGCACGCAGGGATTGCCGACGATCAGGTCATCATGAAAAGTATCGCGCTGGGCTGGCCGGATGAAACTTTTCCGGCGAATGCGGTCGTGTCGGAGCGGAAGTCTGTCGAGGAAGCTACGGTGTTCGTCGGGTTTGAGAAGTAG
- a CDS encoding DUF4760 domain-containing protein, producing MDISRKAIIWTLLAVVALWAATPAIIGLLPLKDWAERGQVGDLFGSINALFSGLAFAGVIFAILLQRQELALQRQELRDTRAEMKRTADAQDAAQQALNKTIWAQSFKVAVDIVDNVDIVRDREFIAQQSVAFQAPRWQWTQQQLDTSERVTRSFETVGTMIRRGLLPLEYFDGWCIAITRSWDILESGIRKQREERNDNFIGRDFEWLVGQMRPFLPEK from the coding sequence ATGGATATTTCACGCAAAGCTATAATTTGGACGCTCTTGGCCGTCGTGGCGCTCTGGGCGGCTACACCTGCAATTATTGGTTTACTCCCGCTCAAAGACTGGGCCGAGCGTGGGCAGGTGGGCGACCTGTTTGGGAGCATCAACGCGCTGTTTTCTGGTCTAGCCTTTGCTGGCGTGATCTTCGCAATCCTTCTACAGCGGCAAGAACTAGCGCTTCAACGGCAAGAGTTGCGAGACACGCGCGCGGAAATGAAACGAACGGCGGACGCGCAGGACGCTGCACAACAAGCGCTCAACAAAACAATTTGGGCGCAATCGTTCAAAGTTGCGGTCGATATCGTGGATAATGTTGATATTGTTAGGGACAGGGAGTTCATCGCGCAACAGTCAGTCGCATTCCAAGCGCCGCGCTGGCAGTGGACACAACAACAGCTGGATACATCGGAACGCGTGACTCGATCGTTTGAAACGGTCGGAACGATGATTCGCAGAGGATTGCTTCCGCTCGAATACTTCGACGGCTGGTGTATTGCGATCACGCGAAGCTGGGACATCCTCGAAAGCGGTATCCGCAAACAGCGAGAGGAACGAAATGACAATTTCATCGGCCGCGACTTTGAATGGTTGGTTGGCCAGATGAGGCCGTTTTTGCCGGAGAAATGA
- a CDS encoding DUF3175 domain-containing protein, with translation MAERRKTTPRKTAARKSSRTTTAKKSSPKRWSQRVTQESDALDLKRGVFKQTSAKKIAASLKRSAEHSTRRKSGAYRSALSMLTFYINRAGKTLPKTQRARLERAKVELKHQFGRE, from the coding sequence ATGGCCGAACGGCGAAAAACCACACCACGGAAGACCGCAGCCCGGAAGAGCAGCCGCACGACAACGGCGAAGAAATCATCGCCGAAACGGTGGTCGCAACGCGTAACACAGGAAAGCGACGCGCTCGATCTGAAGCGCGGCGTCTTCAAGCAGACCAGCGCGAAGAAGATCGCGGCATCGCTCAAGCGCTCCGCCGAGCACAGTACGCGCCGCAAGTCAGGCGCCTATCGCTCGGCGCTCTCGATGCTGACCTTCTACATCAACCGCGCCGGCAAGACCTTGCCGAAGACGCAGCGCGCGCGGCTGGAGCGCGCGAAGGTGGAGCTGAAGCACCAGTTCGGGAGGGAGTGA
- a CDS encoding TRAP transporter substrate-binding protein, translating into MKMSSLRKVALVAAISATLAFAGTALAQQPRVLKIQSAVPPSSTTHDALKFFAERVDKLTGGNLKIEALPGGAVVPPFEILDATHKKVIDGAYGISYWWYGKSVTATLFANTPAGIFGMDAVDFIGWVYEGGGLDLWNEFYQKELKLNLVAFPSIPPSPQALGWFKRPIKDLPDFKGMKCRQTGIVSQLYAKMGMAVVNMPGGEILPAAERGTIDCAEWVGGIEDLRLGLHTVWKYHYTPGMHESASVAEIAINKDVWDSLPPQNQEAIKSATTETFLRWWASFQRQNADAIAEFTEKHGVKLLTTPPEVNQAFLKTWDEFAAAEAAKNPFFKKVYESQKAYASKVVPAKRFMFPSYALQADHYWPVKQP; encoded by the coding sequence ATGAAAATGAGTTCTCTTAGGAAAGTCGCTCTGGTCGCAGCAATCTCCGCCACCTTGGCGTTCGCGGGCACAGCGCTCGCCCAACAGCCTCGGGTCCTCAAGATACAATCGGCGGTTCCGCCATCGTCCACCACGCACGATGCTCTCAAGTTTTTTGCTGAGCGCGTCGACAAGCTAACCGGCGGCAATCTCAAGATCGAGGCGCTGCCGGGCGGCGCGGTCGTTCCGCCGTTCGAGATCCTGGATGCCACGCACAAGAAGGTGATCGACGGCGCCTATGGCATCTCCTACTGGTGGTACGGCAAGAGCGTCACCGCGACGCTGTTCGCCAATACACCGGCCGGCATCTTCGGCATGGATGCTGTCGACTTCATTGGCTGGGTTTACGAGGGCGGCGGCCTCGATCTGTGGAACGAGTTCTATCAGAAGGAGCTCAAGCTTAATCTGGTGGCGTTTCCGAGCATTCCGCCGAGCCCGCAGGCGCTCGGCTGGTTCAAGCGTCCGATCAAGGACCTGCCCGACTTCAAGGGAATGAAGTGCCGCCAGACCGGTATCGTTTCCCAGCTTTACGCCAAAATGGGAATGGCGGTTGTCAACATGCCGGGTGGTGAGATCCTGCCCGCCGCAGAGCGCGGAACGATCGATTGTGCCGAGTGGGTCGGCGGCATCGAGGATCTGCGACTCGGCCTGCATACGGTCTGGAAATACCACTATACACCCGGCATGCATGAGAGCGCCTCGGTCGCCGAGATCGCGATCAACAAGGACGTGTGGGACAGCCTGCCGCCGCAGAACCAGGAGGCCATCAAGTCGGCCACAACAGAGACGTTCCTGCGCTGGTGGGCCAGCTTCCAGCGACAAAACGCGGACGCGATCGCGGAGTTTACGGAGAAGCACGGCGTGAAGCTGCTGACGACGCCGCCTGAGGTCAATCAGGCCTTCCTTAAAACCTGGGACGAATTTGCTGCGGCGGAGGCCGCGAAGAATCCGTTCTTCAAGAAAGTCTACGAATCCCAGAAGGCCTATGCCTCAAAGGTCGTGCCAGCCAAGCGCTTCATGTTCCCGTCCTACGCATTGCAGGCGGACCACTATTGGCCCGTTAAGCAGCCTTGA
- a CDS encoding murein L,D-transpeptidase family protein — protein sequence MLAAAFAAALTPVTCLGESSKPLPAKATQELPAELLALLEQKKMPKYSPIVVRLFKEEAELEVWKQDTTGRFQILKTYPICRWSGDLGPKLYEGDRQAPEGFYTITPELMNPNSNFYLSINLGYPNSFDRANKRNGSFLMIHGDCWSSGCYAMTDEQISEIYSLARDSLSGRPSFQVQAYPFRLTPANLARHRNSPNLAFWKMLKVGNDHFETTGREPKVDVCNRRYVFDAQPLPNSPHPLVFNAIEKCPPFVVNPEIARRALEKRRADELEYARLLEDNVPVAPIYSGLDGGMNKAFLAKFPGRVTLAKVMPYASYLPQLPPIPWIDHYGSLTSKWFGTSFSKPIVCDAARAGFPSSQC from the coding sequence GTGCTGGCGGCGGCTTTTGCCGCTGCCTTGACGCCGGTCACGTGCCTTGGCGAAAGCAGCAAGCCGTTGCCGGCCAAGGCGACACAGGAATTACCGGCCGAGCTGCTCGCGCTGCTCGAACAGAAGAAGATGCCAAAATATTCACCTATAGTCGTGCGTCTCTTCAAGGAAGAGGCGGAGCTCGAAGTCTGGAAACAGGACACGACCGGCCGTTTCCAGATCCTCAAGACCTATCCGATCTGCCGGTGGTCGGGCGATCTCGGGCCGAAGTTGTACGAGGGCGACCGACAGGCTCCGGAAGGGTTTTATACGATTACACCTGAGTTGATGAATCCCAACTCCAACTTCTATCTGTCGATCAACCTCGGCTACCCCAACAGCTTCGACAGGGCGAACAAGCGCAACGGCAGCTTCCTCATGATCCACGGCGACTGCTGGTCGAGCGGTTGCTATGCCATGACCGACGAACAGATCAGCGAAATCTATTCGCTGGCGCGCGACTCACTCAGCGGCCGGCCGTCGTTCCAGGTCCAGGCCTATCCGTTCCGCCTGACGCCGGCGAACCTGGCGCGGCATCGAAACAGTCCCAACCTGGCCTTCTGGAAAATGCTCAAGGTCGGCAACGATCATTTCGAGACGACGGGACGCGAACCCAAGGTGGATGTGTGCAACCGCCGCTATGTGTTCGATGCGCAACCTCTCCCGAATTCGCCGCACCCTCTCGTGTTCAACGCGATCGAAAAATGCCCGCCCTTCGTCGTAAACCCGGAAATCGCGCGGCGGGCATTGGAGAAGAGGCGCGCCGACGAGCTCGAATACGCGCGATTGCTTGAAGATAACGTGCCGGTTGCCCCGATCTACAGCGGACTTGACGGCGGAATGAACAAGGCTTTCCTCGCAAAATTTCCGGGCCGGGTGACGCTTGCGAAAGTGATGCCGTATGCATCCTACCTGCCGCAATTGCCGCCGATCCCCTGGATCGACCATTATGGCTCGTTGACGAGCAAATGGTTTGGTACGTCGTTCTCCAAACCGATTGTGTGTGATGCGGCCCGTGCCGGCTTCCCATCGAGCCAGTGCTGA
- a CDS encoding trehalose-6-phosphate synthase — protein sequence MNLVVVSNRVSRGKPNEPMTGGLAAALLPIVEKSGAIWVGSSGRVRDGNLKEPFAEIEALGAGALAMLDLPAAHYGGYYEGFANSALWPALHSRADLIRASHEDYLSYREVNAFMARALLRFRKADSAFWIQDYHFLALGAELRDLRVTEPIGFFLHTPWPARSVIGGVPHHRELVEAMLAYDLIGFQTEEDCENFLAYAQSDLGLVVHDGVIISRYGRTRAAVFPIGIDPQLFAQLATKASTHPDVSRLRRSLNGEKLAIGVDRLDYSKGLINRIKAFDRMWTLHPSLARTVSLLQIATPSRGAIEAYGNLQSEVARLVSDVNGVHGEVDWTPIRYLNKGYGQAVLAGLYRTAQVGVVTPLQDGMNLVAKEYVAAQNPVDPGVLVLSKFAGAANELDTALLVNPHDIDGMARTIAIALSMPLTERRMRWEAMMAKLRGHTIQQWFADFTDALRESQLDRSELAPVLAEPPLWPLRSASNNNARYH from the coding sequence GTGAACCTCGTCGTCGTTTCTAACCGCGTTTCGCGCGGAAAACCCAACGAACCCATGACGGGGGGACTCGCTGCGGCGTTATTGCCGATCGTCGAGAAATCGGGCGCTATCTGGGTTGGTTCCAGCGGCCGGGTTCGCGACGGGAACCTGAAGGAACCATTTGCCGAGATCGAAGCGCTTGGCGCCGGCGCACTGGCGATGCTGGACCTGCCGGCCGCGCATTACGGCGGCTATTACGAAGGTTTCGCGAATTCCGCATTATGGCCGGCACTGCATTCGCGCGCCGATCTGATCCGCGCGTCACATGAGGACTATCTCAGCTATCGCGAAGTGAACGCCTTCATGGCGCGCGCGCTGTTGCGATTCCGAAAAGCGGATTCGGCGTTCTGGATTCAGGACTACCATTTCCTCGCGCTCGGCGCCGAACTGCGCGATCTCCGCGTCACCGAGCCGATCGGCTTCTTCCTCCATACGCCGTGGCCGGCCCGTTCGGTGATCGGGGGCGTGCCGCACCATCGCGAGCTGGTCGAGGCGATGCTGGCCTATGATTTGATCGGCTTCCAGACTGAGGAGGACTGCGAGAACTTCCTGGCTTACGCGCAGTCCGACCTCGGCCTCGTCGTGCATGACGGCGTCATCATTTCGCGCTACGGCCGAACGCGCGCTGCGGTATTTCCGATCGGCATCGATCCCCAGCTATTCGCGCAGTTGGCAACGAAGGCGTCGACCCATCCGGATGTCTCGCGGCTGCGGCGCAGCCTGAATGGCGAGAAGCTCGCGATCGGCGTCGACCGGCTGGATTATTCCAAGGGCCTGATCAACCGCATCAAGGCGTTCGACCGGATGTGGACCTTGCATCCGTCACTGGCGCGCACGGTGTCGTTGCTGCAGATCGCAACGCCGTCGCGCGGCGCGATCGAGGCCTACGGCAATCTGCAGAGCGAGGTCGCAAGGTTGGTCAGCGACGTCAACGGCGTTCACGGTGAAGTCGACTGGACGCCGATCCGTTATCTCAACAAGGGCTACGGCCAGGCCGTGCTCGCCGGCCTCTATCGCACTGCGCAGGTCGGCGTGGTCACGCCGCTGCAGGACGGCATGAATCTCGTCGCCAAGGAATATGTCGCCGCGCAAAACCCGGTCGACCCCGGCGTGCTCGTGCTGTCGAAATTCGCCGGCGCCGCCAACGAACTCGACACTGCGCTATTGGTCAATCCGCACGACATCGACGGCATGGCGCGCACCATTGCGATCGCGCTGTCGATGCCGCTAACCGAGCGGCGGATGCGCTGGGAGGCGATGATGGCGAAGCTGCGCGGCCATACTATCCAGCAGTGGTTCGCCGACTTCACCGACGCGCTGCGCGAAAGCCAGCTCGACCGTAGCGAACTGGCGCCTGTCCTGGCGGAGCCCCCGCTATGGCCGCTTCGTTCCGCCAGCAACAACAACGCGCGGTATCATTAG
- the otsB gene encoding trehalose-phosphatase — MNQDLAEMSLEDDIAREDDAALETVPVPRSMVPHLSESAILLDIDGTLLDLMPTPREVWVPPGLAKTLNRLLVRTNGALALVSGRSLNDIDLIFAPDQFPAVGGHGAEMRIEPDSEAVAAHAPPMDKELKRRLAAIAKLSPGILLEDKGYSLALHYRLAPHAEKAIYAAVSLIRADLPNAPIEVLPGKCVCEIKHSGFTKASGVRELMTREPFKGRRPFFIGDDVTDESVFAIMPDLDGLAFSVGRRAKGVAGHFDAPSDVREFLTHLLDDERDASLP, encoded by the coding sequence ATGAATCAGGATCTGGCCGAAATGTCATTGGAAGACGATATCGCCCGCGAAGACGATGCCGCGCTGGAAACAGTTCCGGTGCCACGCTCGATGGTGCCGCACTTAAGCGAGTCCGCCATTCTGCTCGACATTGACGGCACGCTGCTCGATCTGATGCCGACGCCGCGCGAAGTCTGGGTGCCGCCGGGGCTGGCGAAGACATTGAACCGCCTGCTGGTCAGGACCAACGGCGCGCTGGCGCTGGTCAGCGGCCGCTCGCTCAACGATATCGACCTGATTTTCGCGCCCGATCAATTCCCGGCCGTCGGCGGCCACGGCGCTGAAATGCGGATCGAGCCGGACAGCGAGGCGGTAGCCGCGCACGCCCCGCCGATGGACAAGGAGTTGAAGCGCCGGCTGGCAGCGATCGCAAAATTGAGCCCGGGAATATTGCTGGAGGACAAGGGCTATTCGCTGGCGCTGCACTATCGCCTCGCGCCGCATGCCGAAAAGGCGATCTATGCCGCGGTGTCGCTGATCAGGGCCGATCTGCCCAATGCGCCGATCGAAGTGTTGCCTGGCAAATGTGTCTGCGAGATCAAGCACTCCGGCTTCACCAAGGCGAGCGGCGTGCGCGAATTGATGACGCGCGAGCCGTTCAAGGGGCGCCGTCCGTTCTTCATCGGCGACGACGTTACCGACGAGAGCGTCTTTGCGATCATGCCCGACCTCGATGGCCTGGCCTTCTCCGTCGGCCGCCGTGCCAAAGGCGTGGCCGGGCATTTCGATGCGCCCAGCGACGTCAGGGAATTCCTTACACACCTGCTTGATGACGAAAGGGACGCATCTCTGCCATAA